A single region of the Malus sylvestris chromosome 8, drMalSylv7.2, whole genome shotgun sequence genome encodes:
- the LOC126633283 gene encoding uncharacterized protein LOC126633283: METVDFVADKIRGFTKSTQEMFDSLVHGRPRPSARRHPIEILKRLQREAFSDLMRLRDRQDKVERMVSLYGTSRGSPFQEASTLVRGEVDLLGAFLFVLNSEDEADHSSDALTRAGMRTGVDSKFAFETTVRENDTLVAEFVAGQKHKNSLSNLSECPLSLAKVSYTANVSNWLSAIAIPVGARCRDVAVLTSPSHQGKGLTDLSSFGPPLLNQHNGSAIGLMVKKSNVVASLAQFVSGLATQAGSGRVGRCLSTFGQIVYQLPGGTKLSLLGLHQIPKLSSERGEHRIGVLTIPLSSLVRRKPPETTVEGSLTQHTSPETMVEAFAPPLRTNSGSTGSVALMLESEIDEFTKLGGWIEMKQSNPKHLEWAVTVADDSEDSVGWGIGLNGILAGPNLWDRFQAESYFKLNLGKRFSVKPGVAYIRDGNAKMTAFMLRSNWSL; this comes from the exons ATGGAAACCGTAGATTTTGTTGCAGACAAGATACGAGGTTTCACGAAATCGACCCAGGAGATGTTCGACAGCCTCGTTCATGGACGCCCTCGGCCTTCAGCTCGTCGACATCCG ATTGAAATATTGAAGCGGTTGCAACGAGAAGCGTTTTCGGATTTGATGAGACTGAGGGATAGACAAGATAAGGTTGAGAGAATGGTTTCCTTGTATGGAACATCCAGGGGAAGTCCATTTCAAGAAGCCAGCACCCTTGTAAGGGGAGAGGTTGATCTCTTGGGGGCTTTCTTATTCGTGCTTAATAGTGAGGATGAGGCTGATCACAGCTCTGATGCTCTTACTCGAGCCGGAATGAGAACTGGTGTCGATTCGAAGTTTGCTTTTGAAACTACTGTTCGGGAGAATGATACGCTTGTTGCAGAATTTGTGGCCGGTCAAAAGCACAAGAATAGTCTTTCTAATCTTTCAGAATGCCCACTTTCTCTAGCAAAAGTTTCCTATACGGCAAATGTTAGCAACTGGTTATCTGCGATTGCAATCCCAGTGGGAGCTCGGTGCAGGGATGTTGCGGTTCTTACTAGTCCATCTCACCAG GGGAAGGGCCTTACTGATCTTTCATCATTTGGGCCACCTCTTCTAAATCAACACAATGGCAGTGCAATTGGTTTAATGGTGAAAAAATCAAATGTTGTTGCTTCATTGGCTCAGTTTGTTTCCGGACTGGCAACACAAGCAGGTTCAGGTAGAGTTGGGCGCTGCTTGAGCACTTTTGGGCAAATTGTCTATCAACTTCCCGGAGGAACAAAGCTCTCGCTTCTAGGTCTGCACCAAATACCTAAGTTATCTAGTGAACGTGGGGAGCATAGAATTGGAGTTCTTACGATTCCTTTAAGCAGTTTGGTGCGTCGCAAGCCCCCTGAGACAACGGTTGAGGGCAGTTTGACACAGCACACCTCCCCCGAGACAATGGTTGAAGCCTTTGCTCCACCCCTACGAACAAACTCTGGGTCAACTGGATCTGTTGCTCTGATGTTGGAATCAGAAATTGATGAGTTCACAAAGCTTGGGGGTTGGATTGAGATGAAGCAGTCGAATCCCAAGCATTTAGAATGGGCTGTGACCGTTGCTGATGATTCGGAAGATTCAGTTGGATGGGGAATAGGTTTAAATGGGATACTTGCAGGTCCAAACTTATGGGACCGTTTTCAGGCTGAATCGTACTTCAAGTTAAACTTGGGTAAGAGGTTCAGTGTAAAGCCAGGGGTTGCATATATAAGGGATGGGAATGCGAAAATGACCGCCTTTATGCTGCGGTCAAACTGGTCTCTTTGA
- the LOC126632694 gene encoding GDSL esterase/lipase EXL3-like: MHSDAGGLGMLSPKLVRLQMQSSYVIFVICFCNIISMNNVTEAATTVKLPENVTVPAIIIFGDSIVDTGNNNENFKTFARSNFLPYGKDLKGGMPTGRYSNGKVPSDFIAESFGIKELLPAYLDPTLQPNDLLTGVVLAAGGTGYDPLTAKLAAVASLSDQLKQFKEYIEKLKGIVGEEKTNFIIKNSVIFVVAGSNDISNTYFLSGVRKLEYDVPSYTDFMVKYASDFIKDLYGLGVRRIAVLSIPPIGCVPSQRTVKGGIGRDCDEAQNQASQLFNSKLSAEMDRLNKNLPNSRVVYIDMYNVILDLITNPAKHGFEVVNKGCCGTGLIEVTKLCNQLQPAGVCTDDSKYFFWDSYHPTERAYKIVVNQMLDKYASRLF; this comes from the exons ATGCACTCAGATGCAGGAGGACTAGGAATGTTGAGTCCTAAACTGGTCAGGCTGCAGATGCAGTCGTCATATGTAATTTTCGTTATTTGCTTCTGCAATATTATTAGTATGAATAACGTCACTGAGGCAGCCACGACAGTCAAGCTGCCGGAGAATGTGACCGTCCCGGCTATTATTATATTCGGAGATTCGATTGTTGATACCGGCAACAACAACGAGAACTTCAAGACATTTGCACGCAGCAATTTCCTTCCCTACGGAAAAGACCTCAAGGGAGGAATGCCAACCGGCAGATATTCCAACGGAAAGGTTCCCTCAGACTTCATAG CGGAATCATTTGGAATCAAGGAGCTGTTGCCAGCATACTTGGATCCGACCCTGCAGCCTAATGACCTCCTTACCGGTGTTGTCCTAGCAGCCGGTGGCACAGGTTATGACCCTTTGACAGCAAAACTTGCG GCAGTTGCATCGCTATCCGACCAATTGAAGCAGTTCAAGGAGTACATAGAAAAGCTGAAAGGAATTGTTGGAGAGGAGAAAACAAACTTCATCATAAAAAACAGTGTGATTTTTGTGGTAGCCGGCAGCAACGATATTTCTAATACCTATTTTCTTAGCGGTGTTAGGAAATTGGAGTATGACGTTCCTTCTTACACTGATTTCATGGTCAAATATGCCTCTGATTTCATTAAG GACTTATATGGCTTGGGGGTACGAAGAATAGCCGTACTAAGCATACCACCTATCGGATGCGTGCCATCTCAACGAACGGTAAAAGGAGGCATAGGAAGAGATTGTGACGAAGCACAAAACCAAGCATCCCAACTGTTCAACTCCAAGCTCTCTGCGGAGATGGATCGCCTTAACAAAAACCTGCCAAACTCGAGAGTTGTCTACATTGACATGTACAATGTGATACTTGATCTCATCACAAACCCTGCTAAACACG GGTTTGAAGTTGTGAATAAGGGTTGTTGTGGTACTGGCCTTATTGAAGTAACAAAACTGTGCAACCAGCTCCAACCTGCCGGGGTCTGCACAGATGACTCCAAGTATTTTTTTTGGGACAGCTACCATCCTACCGAAAGAGCTTACAAGATCGTCGTGAATCAGATGCTCGACAAATATGCCAGCCGCCTGTTCTGA